In one window of Natronospira proteinivora DNA:
- a CDS encoding sensor domain-containing diguanylate cyclase — protein sequence MSEETAGGSWKSRYETALQKMSEEAGAAEQLEARLRAAISRLAVLGLGGDRELDRRLEKLREAIHLESASDDVLKLVDGVSARVRLLAEEDISQQPVQGDDAYRRFLTNLLLLLRQTAPDDARVFSLLSRVRGAGQHDLPALSMAVENLVTQKLSSAERKSNENGLFGKLFGGGGDSPEDKGNQAMQLLLERLHQHRAREQQHAFDDLKRRLKHEGSRALIPVAAEVAELLERETRPQPSSPASNEPGKRAAEFPLPGGKPLSQVVLALRLPDEFADTADALVRQADEVFSDPKRLTGWLAELTGVIRHFRTQLEQERKGLHHFLEKTLSRLAELDGHFDAEDEERRRAAEKAHGLDQQLDSELSRLRHSLSDGQDMSQLQQQITRHVDSLGKGIRLRRQLDDDRERAMERRLREMRERVADLEKESDQLRDSLRTASRRSVLDPLTRLPNRRAWNERVAYEWARQQRRSRPLSLIICALDDISLINDRLGPEAGDVAIADFAEKLAASTQPGDFVARLEGVEFALLLPDVDSDDALEAARLLSERLTGGDFVYEDIPFSLSGVFGLAEFGEQDSPEAVVRRARQVLHEARLEGAVYRLAPLPVPEQEKHG from the coding sequence ATGTCCGAAGAGACAGCGGGAGGGAGTTGGAAGTCCCGTTATGAGACAGCACTCCAGAAGATGTCCGAAGAAGCTGGGGCGGCTGAGCAACTGGAGGCCCGTCTGCGTGCCGCCATCAGTCGTCTGGCCGTGCTTGGCCTGGGTGGGGATCGGGAATTGGACCGGCGACTGGAAAAGCTGCGCGAAGCGATCCACCTGGAATCCGCCAGTGATGATGTCCTGAAGCTGGTGGATGGTGTCAGCGCTCGGGTCCGCCTGCTGGCCGAAGAGGATATTTCCCAGCAGCCCGTGCAGGGCGATGATGCCTACCGCCGTTTCCTGACGAATCTCCTGCTGCTCCTGCGCCAGACCGCACCGGACGACGCCCGGGTTTTTAGCCTGCTTAGCCGGGTTCGGGGTGCTGGGCAGCATGATCTGCCCGCCCTTTCCATGGCGGTGGAGAACCTGGTTACCCAGAAGTTGAGCAGTGCCGAGCGCAAGTCGAATGAGAACGGTCTGTTTGGGAAACTGTTTGGTGGCGGGGGAGACAGCCCGGAGGACAAGGGCAATCAGGCCATGCAGTTATTGCTTGAGCGCTTGCATCAGCACAGGGCCCGGGAACAGCAGCATGCCTTCGACGACCTCAAGCGTCGTTTGAAGCATGAGGGCTCGCGAGCCCTGATACCGGTAGCGGCGGAAGTGGCCGAACTGTTGGAGCGAGAAACCCGGCCCCAGCCATCCAGTCCGGCCAGCAACGAGCCCGGGAAACGGGCCGCTGAATTCCCCTTGCCCGGTGGCAAGCCCTTGTCGCAGGTGGTGCTGGCCTTGCGCTTGCCCGATGAATTTGCGGATACCGCCGATGCCCTGGTTCGCCAGGCGGATGAAGTCTTTTCCGATCCCAAACGCCTCACCGGCTGGTTGGCCGAGTTGACCGGGGTGATTCGGCATTTCCGCACGCAGCTGGAACAGGAGCGCAAGGGACTGCACCATTTCCTGGAAAAGACCCTCAGTCGCCTGGCGGAGCTGGATGGGCATTTTGATGCCGAAGATGAAGAGCGTCGGCGGGCCGCGGAAAAGGCCCATGGCCTGGATCAGCAGCTGGACAGCGAGTTGTCACGGCTGCGCCATTCCCTGTCGGATGGACAGGATATGAGCCAACTGCAGCAGCAGATCACCCGTCATGTGGATTCCCTGGGCAAGGGGATTCGCCTGCGCCGGCAGCTGGACGATGATCGAGAGCGGGCCATGGAGCGCCGATTGCGGGAAATGCGTGAGCGGGTGGCCGATCTGGAGAAGGAAAGCGATCAGCTTCGGGACAGCCTGCGCACGGCTTCCCGGCGTTCGGTGCTGGATCCCCTGACTCGCTTACCCAACCGTCGGGCCTGGAATGAGCGGGTGGCCTATGAATGGGCCCGCCAGCAACGTCGGTCCCGTCCCTTGTCGCTGATTATCTGTGCCCTGGACGATATCAGTCTGATCAATGATCGCCTGGGGCCGGAGGCGGGGGATGTGGCTATCGCCGATTTTGCCGAAAAGCTGGCGGCATCGACCCAGCCGGGCGATTTCGTGGCCCGCCTGGAAGGGGTGGAGTTTGCCCTTCTGCTGCCGGATGTGGATTCTGATGATGCCCTGGAGGCAGCCCGGCTATTGAGCGAGCGATTGACGGGTGGCGATTTCGTCTATGAAGACATTCCCTTTTCCCTCTCGGGGGTGTTCGGCCTGGCCGAATTCGGGGAACAGGATAGCCCCGAGGCGGTGGTCAGACGGGCCCGCCAGGTTCTTCACGAGGCCCGGCTTGAGGGGGCGGTGTATCGCCTGGCGCCCCTCCCGGTGCCCGAGCAGGAAAAGCACGGTTGA
- the rlmKL gene encoding bifunctional 23S rRNA (guanine(2069)-N(7))-methyltransferase RlmK/23S rRNA (guanine(2445)-N(2))-methyltransferase RlmL — MRITVLCPPHCGPWLEKELQALGLEIVERGGRRLVAETDLGGVYRACLYSRVAARVLDPLGEGPAHTDEALTKTLAGVDWASQIPEDASIAIDFHGTGSWIRHSRFGRQRVKDGIVDSLAANGRAHPELDPEAPDVLFHVHFDGERISLARDLGGGPLHRRGYRGRQMTAPIKENLAAALLMAAGWPEQDHLVDPFCGSGTLVIEAALMKAGIAPGAYRKRWGFHGWPKHDIELWRSIRQPARKALSELEPPEARLVGYDRDANAVDSARRNAQSAGLDGWLIFAQREAGELRPPPGTERGLVISNPPYGERMEERESLPALFSELGERLRGPMHGWAVSLLTPDIGFCRHTGLDRRKEQRFRNGTIDCRLVSLWAPPPREGRDLENRLEKNLKHLKRWLKRAETDAYRVYDADIPEFALAVDRYGDHAVVQEYAPPKEISVAKAERRLAAGLAAIARALGLPGENVHLKTRRPQKGSQQYGRLGDRGLTLAVHEGPARLEVNLTDYLDTGLFLDHRPVRQWVRERAAGKDMLNLFAYTGTATVQAALGGAKSTTSVDLSRTYLDWARRNLHLNGFDQGDHRLIKADCVQWLATERAQWDLILLDPPTFSNSSNTDTTLDIQRDHQQLIQLSLDRLRPGGLLIFSCNLRNFKMAFEAGEGISIKDMSGPSIPEDFRRNQRIHQCWFIEKTA, encoded by the coding sequence GTGAGAATTACCGTGCTTTGCCCGCCCCATTGCGGCCCCTGGCTGGAAAAAGAGTTGCAAGCCCTGGGTCTTGAGATCGTGGAACGGGGCGGTCGTCGGCTGGTGGCCGAGACCGATCTGGGCGGGGTCTACCGGGCCTGTCTTTACAGCCGGGTGGCTGCCCGGGTGCTTGACCCCCTGGGTGAGGGTCCGGCGCATACGGACGAAGCCTTGACCAAAACCCTCGCCGGTGTGGACTGGGCATCACAGATCCCCGAAGACGCCTCCATTGCCATCGACTTCCACGGCACCGGCAGCTGGATCCGCCACAGCCGTTTCGGCCGCCAGCGGGTCAAGGACGGCATCGTGGACAGCCTGGCCGCCAATGGCCGCGCCCACCCGGAGCTGGATCCGGAGGCCCCGGATGTGCTGTTCCATGTCCACTTTGATGGCGAGCGCATCAGTCTGGCCCGGGACCTGGGCGGCGGGCCCCTGCACCGGCGCGGCTACCGGGGCCGTCAGATGACCGCCCCCATCAAGGAAAACCTGGCCGCCGCCCTGCTCATGGCCGCCGGTTGGCCGGAACAGGATCATCTGGTGGACCCCTTTTGCGGCAGCGGCACCCTGGTCATCGAAGCGGCCCTGATGAAGGCCGGCATCGCCCCGGGGGCCTATCGCAAGCGCTGGGGTTTTCACGGCTGGCCGAAACATGACATCGAGCTATGGCGCTCCATTCGCCAGCCGGCACGCAAGGCCTTGAGTGAGTTGGAGCCCCCCGAGGCCCGTCTGGTGGGCTATGACCGGGACGCCAACGCGGTGGATTCGGCCCGCCGCAATGCCCAGAGCGCCGGGCTGGACGGCTGGCTGATTTTTGCCCAGCGCGAGGCCGGTGAACTGCGCCCGCCGCCGGGCACTGAACGCGGCCTGGTGATCAGCAACCCCCCCTATGGGGAGCGCATGGAGGAGCGGGAAAGCCTGCCCGCCCTGTTCAGCGAACTGGGCGAGCGCCTGCGCGGGCCCATGCACGGCTGGGCAGTAAGCCTGCTGACCCCGGACATCGGCTTCTGCCGGCATACCGGTCTGGACCGACGCAAGGAGCAGCGTTTTCGCAACGGGACCATCGACTGCCGTCTGGTAAGCCTGTGGGCGCCACCGCCGCGGGAAGGCCGGGACCTGGAAAACCGCCTGGAGAAGAACCTCAAGCACCTAAAGCGCTGGCTCAAGCGGGCCGAGACCGATGCCTATCGGGTCTATGACGCCGACATTCCCGAATTCGCCCTGGCCGTGGACCGCTACGGTGATCATGCCGTGGTCCAGGAGTACGCCCCGCCCAAGGAAATCTCCGTGGCCAAGGCCGAACGCCGCCTAGCCGCCGGGCTGGCCGCCATCGCCCGGGCCCTGGGGTTGCCGGGTGAAAACGTTCACCTCAAGACCCGGCGCCCGCAAAAGGGCAGCCAGCAATACGGCCGCCTGGGAGACCGGGGCCTGACCCTGGCGGTGCACGAGGGCCCGGCCCGCCTGGAGGTCAATCTCACGGATTATCTGGATACCGGCCTGTTTCTGGATCACCGCCCCGTCCGCCAGTGGGTGCGGGAACGGGCGGCGGGCAAGGACATGCTCAATCTCTTCGCCTACACGGGAACCGCCACGGTCCAGGCGGCTTTAGGCGGGGCCAAGAGCACCACCAGCGTGGACCTGAGCCGGACCTATCTGGACTGGGCCCGGCGCAATCTGCACCTCAACGGTTTCGACCAGGGCGATCATCGCCTGATCAAGGCCGACTGCGTGCAATGGCTGGCCACTGAACGGGCGCAATGGGATCTGATCCTGCTGGACCCGCCCACCTTCTCCAACTCCAGCAACACCGACACCACCCTGGATATCCAGCGGGACCATCAGCAGCTGATTCAACTCAGCCTGGACCGCCTGCGTCCGGGAGGCCTGCTGATCTTCTCCTGCAATCTGAGAAATTTCAAAATGGCATTTGAAGCTGGTGAGGGGATATCAATAAAGGACATGAGCGGGCCCAGCATTCCCGAGGATTTTCGCCGCAATCAGCGGATTCACCAATGCTGGTTCATCGAGAAAACAGCATGA